The following proteins are co-located in the Phycisphaerae bacterium genome:
- a CDS encoding KamA family radical SAM protein, translating into MESNIPSKPEYVTNLDDVAGISAADRIECKKVAEKFPFMANSYYLSLIDWNDPDDPIRKIVIPTTQEFQDWGRLDPSDEHKYTIMPGLEHKYNTTALLLVTDNCAGICRYCFRKRLFCEPQQDSLQDVSAAIDYIAGRKEITNVLLTGGDPLTLSTPRLEEIISRLRQIDHVHIIRIGTRMPVYFPYRITENKNLLDMLEKYTTAKKKIYVMTHFVHPRELTDAAINACHLIQKTGVRMTNQLPLLRGINDKPEILSELFAKLSFYGIVPYYVFQCRPASGNRAYVVPVEEGYDIIESAKSRVSGLAKRARFVMSHSTGKIEIIGKSDSNIFMKYHRAADDSDSGKFMIFKSNPQACWFDDYQEVAADYPVNQPYRTYGPE; encoded by the coding sequence ATGGAGTCTAACATACCGTCAAAACCTGAATACGTTACAAATCTGGATGATGTCGCCGGTATTTCTGCGGCTGATAGGATTGAATGTAAAAAAGTCGCCGAAAAATTTCCTTTTATGGCCAATAGCTATTATCTGTCCCTGATAGACTGGAATGACCCTGACGACCCGATTCGAAAAATAGTTATTCCGACTACTCAGGAGTTTCAGGACTGGGGCAGGCTTGACCCGTCTGATGAGCATAAATATACGATTATGCCCGGCCTTGAGCACAAGTATAACACTACGGCGCTTTTACTGGTTACGGATAATTGTGCGGGTATTTGCCGTTATTGTTTCAGGAAAAGATTGTTTTGCGAACCGCAGCAGGATTCTCTGCAGGATGTATCTGCCGCGATTGATTATATCGCAGGCCGTAAGGAAATAACAAATGTTTTACTTACAGGCGGCGACCCGCTTACTCTTTCAACGCCGCGTCTTGAAGAAATAATAAGCAGGCTTCGCCAGATAGACCATGTGCATATAATTCGCATCGGTACTCGTATGCCTGTTTATTTCCCTTACAGGATAACAGAGAATAAAAATCTCCTTGATATGCTCGAAAAATACACCACCGCGAAGAAAAAAATTTATGTGATGACGCATTTTGTTCATCCGCGGGAACTGACCGATGCTGCGATTAACGCCTGTCATCTTATCCAAAAAACCGGCGTCAGAATGACAAATCAGCTTCCGCTGCTGAGAGGAATAAACGACAAACCTGAAATACTTTCGGAATTATTTGCGAAACTTTCTTTCTATGGCATTGTGCCTTATTATGTTTTTCAGTGCAGACCTGCCAGCGGCAACAGAGCTTATGTTGTCCCTGTTGAAGAAGGTTACGATATTATCGAATCCGCCAAATCCAGGGTCTCCGGTCTTGCCAAGCGTGCGAGATTTGTAATGAGTCATTCCACCGGCAAAATAGAGATAATCGGCAAGTCGGATTCTAATATTTTTATGAAATATCACAGGGCGGCAGACGATTCAGACAGCGGTAAATTTATGATTTTTAAAAGTAATCCGCAGGCCTGCTGGTTTGACGATTACCAGGAAGTTGCGGCTGATTATCCTGTTAACCAGCCATATAGAACTTACGGTCCGGAATAA
- a CDS encoding HAD family hydrolase yields MIKCIAFDMDDTLYDEIDYYRSGFAVAARRIADDFKLKDEAVFGYLLEIFNSGNHKTTFDAAAVKFGVTFDKKYIEKLINVFRGHKPDITLPSESRTVLENLKSRYKLGLVTDGYLPAQELKAEALGIGKFFDCIIYTEKLGSEHWKPSPKGFEKLLQDLAVAANQCVYVGDNLRKDFLSPNQMGFKTIRIVRAKRLHLGPAPSPQAQPQYEIDSITKLPDLLRKIDVL; encoded by the coding sequence GTGATAAAATGCATTGCCTTTGATATGGATGACACCCTTTACGACGAGATAGACTACTACAGAAGCGGTTTTGCAGTAGCAGCTCGCCGGATAGCGGACGATTTCAAATTAAAAGACGAGGCTGTTTTTGGATATTTATTGGAAATTTTCAATTCAGGCAATCATAAGACTACTTTTGACGCTGCCGCAGTAAAATTTGGCGTTACTTTTGACAAAAAATATATAGAAAAACTTATAAATGTTTTTCGCGGCCACAAACCTGACATAACTCTTCCTTCTGAAAGCAGGACGGTTCTCGAGAATTTGAAAAGTCGTTATAAGCTTGGTCTTGTTACGGATGGTTATTTACCCGCTCAGGAGTTGAAGGCAGAGGCTCTGGGAATCGGGAAATTTTTCGATTGTATTATTTATACTGAAAAACTTGGTTCCGAGCACTGGAAACCGTCGCCGAAAGGTTTTGAAAAATTACTGCAGGATTTGGCTGTTGCCGCGAATCAGTGCGTTTATGTCGGCGATAATCTCAGGAAGGATTTTTTGTCGCCTAATCAGATGGGTTTTAAAACTATCAGGATTGTGCGGGCAAAGCGGCTTCATTTGGGCCCGGCTCCTTCACCGCAGGCTCAGCCTCAATATGAAATTGATTCGATTACGAAACTGCCGGATTTATTGAGAAAAATAGATGTTCTATAA
- a CDS encoding glycosyltransferase family 39 protein encodes MAGILRRFVPTGDKQAFWLSLFLCFFFCLIILFVISPVTGLSKNFGAGNDGYIQLARSLAAGDGYVFEKDGPPVFHRPPMYPLFLVPVALFPENLQRYIIIIPQSILVGLIGMMIFKIAGQLYNQNVAKIALLLFLVNPWVYWNAKNPMTGILQTFLYLIFAYLVAKTLFEKNNFKPVPYAFFIGLSGAAMVLSHAAMLPVAIFFICFIFFVSLFKNKDRLITAIISGIILICLVAPWTYRNWLEFGKFIPVSGGGGLAYFNGNVHWSGIEAEPQKPGETYIDASLRVMGINGTEVTMTQWKGFKNIEYEEIANRKMTENISNHPALFVKKVILNAIEYYFPVFTKSFLAVKSVTVEQWGLSCFHLALWIPAVIGIFAFREKGLLLLLGIFCYAIWYFPFATFIGHSLYTLGTIPFLCVLSAAGMVSVVAKIFNLQSSISNLS; translated from the coding sequence ATGGCCGGCATTTTAAGAAGATTTGTTCCAACAGGCGATAAACAGGCATTCTGGTTGTCGCTTTTTTTGTGTTTTTTCTTTTGCCTTATAATTCTTTTTGTTATTTCGCCTGTTACCGGCCTGAGTAAAAATTTCGGTGCCGGCAATGATGGTTATATTCAGCTCGCAAGAAGTCTTGCGGCCGGGGATGGTTATGTTTTTGAAAAGGACGGGCCGCCTGTCTTTCATCGGCCGCCGATGTATCCTTTGTTTCTTGTGCCGGTAGCATTATTCCCGGAGAATTTGCAGCGATATATTATCATAATTCCACAGAGCATTCTCGTCGGTCTTATCGGAATGATGATATTTAAAATCGCAGGACAATTATACAATCAAAATGTTGCGAAAATTGCCTTGCTGCTTTTCCTGGTCAATCCATGGGTATATTGGAACGCAAAAAATCCGATGACGGGTATTTTACAGACTTTTTTATATTTAATTTTTGCGTATCTGGTCGCGAAGACTCTTTTTGAAAAAAATAATTTCAAGCCGGTTCCTTATGCTTTTTTTATAGGCCTGTCCGGTGCCGCGATGGTTTTATCTCACGCTGCCATGTTGCCCGTTGCGATTTTTTTTATCTGCTTTATTTTCTTTGTTTCATTATTCAAAAACAAGGACAGGCTTATCACAGCGATTATTTCAGGTATCATTTTGATTTGTCTGGTCGCACCATGGACATATAGAAACTGGCTTGAGTTCGGCAAATTTATTCCCGTCTCCGGCGGCGGCGGACTTGCTTATTTCAACGGAAATGTCCATTGGTCAGGTATTGAAGCGGAACCTCAAAAGCCCGGCGAAACTTACATTGACGCAAGCTTAAGAGTGATGGGCATAAATGGAACTGAGGTGACAATGACGCAGTGGAAAGGTTTCAAAAACATAGAGTATGAGGAGATTGCAAACAGGAAAATGACGGAAAACATAAGCAATCATCCTGCTTTATTCGTAAAAAAAGTTATCCTGAATGCGATAGAGTACTATTTTCCCGTGTTTACAAAATCTTTTCTTGCCGTCAAGTCTGTAACGGTCGAACAATGGGGATTAAGCTGCTTCCATTTGGCTTTATGGATTCCTGCAGTAATTGGAATTTTTGCTTTTAGAGAAAAAGGATTATTACTGCTTCTTGGCATATTTTGTTATGCGATTTGGTATTTTCCATTCGCTACTTTTATTGGGCACTCTTTGTATACTCTGGGAACTATTCCTTTTCTTTGTGTTTTGTCTGCCGCCGGGATGGTTTCCGTTGTTGCAAAAATCTTCAATCTTCAGTCTTCAATTTCGAATCTTTCTTAA
- a CDS encoding ATP-grasp domain-containing protein, which translates to MVSYKNQKCKNFNVLFTCIGRRVSLLNSFKKAAKELKLNCRFFGTETTELSSALQLCDKKFIVKSVNHQHYTKQLLQIVKQNNVKLLIPTVDLDLQILSENREKFAAAGCTVLVSKPQAVHICQDKRETFKFLVKNDFDTPQTMGAKQALSKKNLRYPCFLKPWDGHASKGNAAAKNRQELAFYTKKIRNCIVQEYIRGQEFTCDVYADFDLQIRCVVPRKRLEIRAGEVSKSKVITNLKIMHQTAELARKLGAGPGVITVQLMLTRDKKIKFIEINPRFGGGAPLSIKAGANFPKWILAHFISKKPQIKFDGFENNLTMLRYDAEVWVKP; encoded by the coding sequence ATGGTAAGCTACAAAAACCAGAAATGCAAGAATTTTAATGTTCTGTTTACCTGCATCGGCAGAAGGGTGTCGCTGTTAAACAGCTTTAAGAAAGCCGCTAAAGAGCTCAAACTCAACTGTCGGTTTTTTGGTACCGAAACAACCGAACTCAGTTCAGCACTTCAGCTCTGTGACAAAAAATTTATCGTTAAATCCGTAAATCATCAACATTATACCAAACAACTCCTCCAGATAGTAAAACAAAACAACGTAAAGCTTCTTATACCAACTGTCGACCTCGACCTGCAAATTCTTTCCGAAAACAGGGAGAAATTTGCCGCTGCCGGCTGTACAGTGCTGGTTTCAAAACCACAGGCAGTACATATCTGCCAGGATAAGCGAGAAACTTTCAAGTTTCTTGTCAAGAACGATTTCGACACTCCCCAAACTATGGGTGCAAAACAGGCGCTCAGCAAAAAAAATCTCAGGTATCCCTGCTTTTTAAAACCCTGGGACGGTCATGCAAGCAAAGGAAATGCCGCGGCAAAAAATCGTCAGGAGCTCGCCTTTTATACAAAAAAAATCCGGAATTGTATAGTTCAGGAATATATCCGCGGGCAGGAATTTACCTGTGATGTCTATGCGGACTTCGACCTTCAGATAAGATGCGTTGTGCCAAGAAAACGACTCGAAATAAGAGCGGGTGAAGTGAGCAAGAGTAAAGTGATAACGAATTTAAAAATCATGCATCAAACCGCCGAACTGGCAAGAAAACTCGGCGCAGGTCCCGGAGTCATTACCGTTCAATTAATGTTAACCAGAGATAAAAAAATAAAATTTATTGAAATCAACCCCCGCTTCGGTGGAGGAGCGCCATTGTCCATAAAAGCCGGCGCGAACTTCCCAAAGTGGATTCTGGCACATTTTATCAGCAAAAAACCGCAAATTAAATTCGATGGTTTTGAAAACAATCTGACAATGCTGCGATATGACGCAGAAGTCTGGGTGAAACCCTGA
- a CDS encoding TspO/MBR family protein produces the protein MAGAKTNDIVKLIICCGAVLGVGFAGSFFVSNSSQWYQSLEKPAFTPPSYVFGPVWTVLYLLIGVSAFLVWRKGIANAAGRTAAAAFILQFIFNAAWTLIFFGIKQPLIALGDIVMLWLAIIAMIVSFRKVSTLAAVLLVPYIMWVSLAVVLNAAICILNQ, from the coding sequence ATGGCAGGTGCGAAAACCAACGATATCGTAAAACTGATAATATGCTGCGGAGCGGTTTTGGGGGTCGGATTCGCAGGGTCGTTTTTCGTATCAAATTCATCACAGTGGTATCAAAGTCTTGAAAAGCCCGCCTTTACCCCGCCGAGTTATGTATTCGGGCCGGTCTGGACAGTACTGTATCTGCTTATAGGAGTCTCGGCTTTTTTGGTATGGCGAAAAGGAATCGCCAATGCAGCGGGCAGGACGGCAGCGGCGGCGTTTATTCTTCAATTTATATTTAACGCGGCATGGACGCTGATTTTCTTCGGCATAAAACAGCCGCTGATTGCGCTTGGGGATATTGTAATGCTGTGGCTGGCGATAATAGCAATGATTGTCAGCTTTCGGAAAGTTTCAACGCTCGCGGCGGTTCTGCTTGTTCCTTATATAATGTGGGTGAGCCTTGCGGTCGTTCTAAACGCCGCTATCTGCATATTGAATCAATAA
- a CDS encoding MraY family glycosyltransferase: MLANIVGSHKDISWILPFWPVLLISFLAALPGTWLCKKIALKFGVVDKPDGTVKTHARPIAYLGGLGILLGFAAGILIGITYLEQTDMFRLYLKLLIGILAGASVACFVGLIDDLLNIRPFQKILGQILAATFLIAVGIKPNLGIIFGQFGITLPAILEAILGVPIVIIFVLGATNSLNLLDGLDGLCAGVTTIITIGMLILAVHIGTWNISSAGDHVRAIVGLALVGGTLGFLPFNRAPAKIFMGDAGSMLLGFVVAAMMILFAERQPLWWMASLMIFGLPILDTAVALARRLLNNRPLFLSDRGHIYDQMIDRGIPLKKTVAICYALAGMYALIGLIMCPLRHRYAAIILAVTVAISAIVVWKMGFLKMEGLRGAIKKDSKLKTED, translated from the coding sequence GTGCTTGCAAATATTGTAGGATCACATAAAGATATAAGCTGGATATTGCCGTTCTGGCCGGTATTGCTAATCTCTTTCCTGGCGGCATTGCCGGGAACATGGCTGTGCAAAAAAATCGCTCTTAAATTCGGCGTTGTAGATAAGCCCGATGGAACAGTCAAAACACATGCTCGGCCTATCGCTTATCTGGGAGGGCTCGGCATTCTTTTAGGATTTGCCGCAGGCATTTTAATAGGAATAACTTACCTTGAACAAACCGATATGTTCAGATTATATCTGAAACTGCTTATAGGCATATTGGCCGGCGCATCAGTAGCATGTTTTGTAGGTCTTATTGATGATCTGCTCAATATACGCCCTTTTCAAAAAATACTCGGTCAAATATTGGCGGCCACTTTCCTGATAGCCGTCGGAATCAAACCAAATCTCGGTATTATTTTCGGTCAATTCGGAATAACACTGCCGGCAATACTGGAGGCGATTTTAGGGGTGCCAATAGTTATAATTTTTGTTCTCGGAGCCACGAACTCTCTTAATCTGCTCGACGGTCTCGATGGTTTGTGCGCCGGAGTAACAACTATTATCACTATCGGCATGCTCATTCTTGCCGTCCATATCGGCACATGGAATATATCAAGTGCCGGGGACCATGTTCGCGCAATAGTGGGGCTTGCCCTTGTCGGAGGCACTTTGGGATTTTTGCCCTTCAACAGAGCACCGGCAAAAATATTTATGGGCGATGCAGGCAGTATGCTGCTGGGATTCGTCGTGGCAGCAATGATGATACTGTTTGCTGAAAGACAGCCGCTATGGTGGATGGCATCACTTATGATATTTGGGCTGCCTATTCTCGATACCGCAGTTGCCCTGGCAAGAAGATTGCTAAATAACAGACCGTTATTTCTATCAGACCGCGGCCATATTTACGACCAGATGATAGATAGAGGAATACCATTAAAGAAAACAGTGGCCATTTGTTACGCCCTGGCCGGTATGTATGCATTGATAGGTTTGATAATGTGCCCGCTTAGACATAGATATGCGGCAATCATACTGGCAGTTACCGTGGCAATCTCGGCAATTGTGGTGTGGAAGATGGGGTTTTTGAAAATGGAAGGATTAAGAGGGGCCATTAAGAAAGATTCGAAATTGAAGACTGAAGATTGA
- a CDS encoding WD40 repeat domain-containing protein: protein MNRKHRKVVVVVIILAGLLSLIIFSNFKSNLVRQLQGPIEGTDSVITVGDKLSVISKENHVFTWQWKDLSIWPVVAKPASNVVTTIADDRMIYATAGIGKLVITDLKADKELLSLSLPYGAECKKIKTSSNGKFGAVSMLVDGKDWLKLAVFDSNLMDLFFVFQNDAKEENFSLDDFDITNNGNLITGVGRKEKAWAFVKDVKSEKILWEKTFDEYGRFTCAEFSPDGKTIYIAEKVRFIIALDAITGNILRTYEIPQYNTPTHQKQNISSIAISPDGKILAADTEPARIVWFWGWAADKEIGKIYASDLTVSGIAFSPDSKYLATGCLVAPEIKIWKVPQLNK, encoded by the coding sequence ATGAACAGAAAACATAGAAAGGTTGTAGTTGTAGTTATAATTTTAGCCGGTCTCCTGTCTCTAATAATTTTTTCCAACTTCAAGAGCAATCTTGTACGTCAGCTTCAGGGGCCGATAGAAGGTACTGATAGTGTTATTACTGTTGGCGATAAACTTTCTGTTATCTCGAAGGAAAATCATGTTTTTACCTGGCAATGGAAAGATTTATCTATTTGGCCCGTTGTTGCAAAGCCGGCGTCAAATGTAGTAACGACGATTGCCGACGACAGGATGATCTATGCGACGGCCGGTATCGGGAAACTTGTCATAACTGATTTGAAGGCAGACAAAGAACTATTGAGTTTGTCTTTGCCTTATGGGGCTGAATGTAAAAAGATAAAAACTTCATCAAACGGCAAATTTGGTGCAGTTTCAATGCTTGTCGATGGAAAAGACTGGCTGAAATTAGCTGTATTTGATTCTAATTTAATGGATTTGTTCTTTGTGTTCCAAAATGATGCAAAAGAAGAAAATTTTTCATTAGACGATTTTGATATAACTAATAATGGTAATTTAATCACTGGTGTCGGCCGGAAAGAAAAAGCCTGGGCTTTTGTGAAAGATGTAAAAAGCGAAAAAATACTATGGGAGAAGACCTTTGACGAATACGGCAGATTTACCTGTGCGGAATTTTCGCCTGATGGCAAAACCATTTATATAGCCGAAAAAGTCAGATTTATTATAGCCTTGGATGCAATCACAGGAAATATTCTGAGAACCTATGAAATTCCCCAATACAATACTCCGACACATCAGAAGCAGAATATTTCAAGTATAGCAATAAGCCCCGACGGTAAAATCCTTGCAGCAGATACCGAACCTGCCAGAATAGTATGGTTCTGGGGCTGGGCGGCAGATAAGGAAATAGGCAAAATATATGCAAGTGACCTGACTGTTTCCGGCATTGCGTTTTCACCTGACTCAAAATATCTTGCCACAGGTTGTTTGGTCGCCCCTGAAATAAAAATCTGGAAAGTACCGCAACTCAACAAATAA
- a CDS encoding NAD(P)/FAD-dependent oxidoreductase gives MPQKTAIIIGAGPAGLTAAFELLNKTDIKPIVFEQSGDIGGISKTVNYKGNRIDIGGHRFFSKSDRVMKFWFDLMPVQTSPAKDDIRLQRKIPTIEEILLEYENSRKKLAGGSVKIEADPEKTDKVMLIRKRLSRILFLRKFFDYPISLTLTTIANLGIFRTFKIGLSYIKARIFKIKKEKSLEDFLINRFGRELYKTFFKDYTEKVWGISCDKINPQWGAQRIKGLSITRAVIHAVKAVLRRDMSIGQKEIETSLISQFLYPKYGPGQLWEMVADIVKSKGGMVYLNQKVVSLDNQKDKIASVTVRDEKTKELKKFQADFVFSTMPVKDLIESMGQDVPQSVKEVAAGLCYRDFVTVGVLVKKLKIKNNTNTKTVNDIVPDNWIYIQEKDVKIGRLQVFNNWSPYMVADENTVWLGLEYFCNEGDEIWNMPDDVFGRFAESELVKIGIINEIDVLDSVVIRVPKTYPAYFGSYDNFNVIRNYTDKLANLFLIGRNGMHRYNNQDHSMLTAMMAVENIAKGVESKDNIWQVNAEEDYHETKMTSVEDLTEAYTVERK, from the coding sequence ATGCCGCAAAAAACAGCAATAATAATTGGAGCGGGGCCGGCAGGTCTGACAGCAGCTTTCGAATTACTCAATAAAACCGATATTAAGCCAATTGTTTTTGAGCAAAGCGGAGATATTGGCGGCATATCCAAAACCGTAAACTATAAAGGCAACCGCATCGATATCGGCGGCCATCGCTTTTTCTCGAAATCCGATAGAGTAATGAAATTCTGGTTCGATTTAATGCCGGTTCAAACATCGCCGGCTAAAGACGATATACGGCTGCAGAGAAAAATTCCGACAATCGAAGAAATACTGCTTGAGTATGAAAACAGCAGAAAGAAACTGGCCGGGGGCAGTGTAAAAATCGAAGCAGACCCTGAAAAAACAGATAAAGTTATGTTGATTCGCAAAAGACTTTCGAGAATACTTTTTTTACGAAAGTTTTTTGATTATCCGATATCGTTGACCCTTACAACTATAGCTAATTTAGGAATTTTCAGAACTTTTAAAATAGGTCTTAGCTATATTAAGGCGAGAATCTTTAAAATAAAAAAAGAAAAATCACTTGAAGATTTTTTAATTAATCGCTTCGGCAGGGAATTATATAAAACTTTTTTTAAGGATTATACTGAAAAAGTCTGGGGGATAAGCTGCGATAAAATCAATCCCCAATGGGGCGCCCAGCGAATAAAAGGCCTTTCGATAACAAGGGCCGTCATACATGCTGTTAAAGCTGTCCTTCGCAGAGATATGTCGATAGGACAGAAGGAGATTGAGACAAGTCTTATCAGCCAGTTTTTGTATCCTAAATACGGCCCCGGACAATTATGGGAAATGGTCGCTGATATTGTTAAATCCAAAGGCGGCATGGTTTATCTGAATCAAAAAGTCGTGAGTCTGGATAACCAGAAGGACAAAATTGCTTCCGTAACAGTCAGAGACGAAAAAACAAAAGAGCTTAAAAAGTTTCAGGCTGATTTTGTTTTTTCTACTATGCCGGTTAAGGATTTGATTGAGAGTATGGGGCAGGATGTTCCCCAAAGCGTAAAAGAAGTTGCCGCAGGACTGTGCTATCGGGATTTTGTAACTGTAGGGGTATTGGTTAAAAAACTGAAGATAAAAAATAATACGAATACAAAAACGGTAAATGATATTGTTCCTGATAACTGGATTTATATTCAGGAAAAAGATGTAAAAATCGGCAGGCTTCAGGTGTTTAACAACTGGAGTCCTTATATGGTTGCGGACGAAAACACCGTTTGGCTGGGACTTGAGTATTTCTGTAATGAAGGTGATGAAATTTGGAATATGCCTGATGATGTGTTTGGACGGTTTGCCGAATCGGAACTTGTAAAAATCGGAATAATTAATGAAATAGATGTTCTCGACAGCGTGGTTATAAGAGTTCCCAAGACCTATCCTGCATACTTTGGCAGCTACGACAATTTCAATGTTATAAGAAATTATACCGATAAACTCGCAAACCTTTTTTTGATCGGCAGAAACGGCATGCACCGTTATAATAATCAGGACCATTCGATGCTGACTGCGATGATGGCGGTTGAGAATATTGCCAAAGGCGTTGAAAGCAAAGATAATATCTGGCAGGTAAATGCCGAAGAGGATTATCACGAAACTAAAATGACATCGGTTGAAGATTTAACTGAAGCTTATACAGTAGAAAGAAAATAA
- a CDS encoding sugar transferase gives MFYKFIKILLDFIFSLLAIVILLPVFALLIIAIKLGSRGPAIFRQIRAGKNGKPFTFYKFRTMKMDVDPFGASPKSGTDPRLTKIGIFLRKTSLDELPQFFNVLKGDMSLVGPRPLYIAQMAEWNDGQKKRLLVRPGLTGLAQISGRGELTIEEKLAFDVEYVKNASLWLDLKIVFMTVFQILTGKNIYEKRYSQTQETRGRSG, from the coding sequence ATGTTCTATAAATTTATAAAAATATTGCTGGATTTTATATTTTCTTTATTGGCAATTGTGATTTTGCTGCCGGTATTTGCGTTGTTGATTATAGCAATAAAATTGGGCAGCAGGGGACCTGCGATTTTCAGGCAGATTCGTGCCGGAAAAAATGGAAAGCCGTTCACATTTTATAAGTTCCGCACAATGAAAATGGATGTTGACCCCTTTGGCGCCAGTCCGAAATCCGGTACTGACCCGCGGTTGACTAAAATAGGGATTTTTCTTCGTAAAACTTCGCTCGATGAACTGCCGCAGTTTTTCAACGTATTAAAAGGCGATATGAGTCTTGTCGGCCCCCGGCCTTTATATATCGCCCAAATGGCAGAATGGAACGATGGGCAAAAGAAAAGGCTTCTTGTCAGGCCCGGCCTTACAGGCCTTGCGCAGATTAGCGGAAGGGGCGAGCTTACAATAGAAGAAAAACTGGCTTTTGATGTTGAATATGTTAAAAACGCTTCATTGTGGTTGGATTTGAAAATAGTTTTTATGACGGTCTTCCAAATATTGACCGGAAAAAATATTTACGAAAAAAGATATTCTCAAACGCAGGAAACCCGAGGCCGGAGCGGCTAA
- a CDS encoding TIGR03790 family protein, whose protein sequence is MTRFFSILFLIIFAQSAFALQPQQILVIANSDVNESVSLAEYYCQKRAVPAANILKIPLGITLSEQISRRNYDKILAYAVKKEIQENRKSDEIKCLLTVYGVPIKVGSLGQVKNADELVAKLSSLSALEEEKLKSVYHRLNRLGREELTSPQNAATSESYEDILKHLSAATAEALKRIEYIEREDTREKQYDDWIELLRLFYGPAFAGQQAEKLPRISFTLSLSEKNELYRNSQVLQTAEREKWTVEKKLKNGFYPALRVVGGLTGELANLKADIGRCKGTETSASVDSELSMVLYKDYDLYRWQKNELQNMPFWLPSKTLMVSRLDGPSAKIAAGLVDKAIKAEKAGLSGTAYIDARGLNTAGQITPRSFEFFDKSLHTLAAMLKKRTSMKVVVENTDSLFAPRSCPNTAIYCGWYSVKKYIDSFDFVPGAVGFHIASFEAMDLRNPASSNWCPALLSHGITATFGAVDEPYLHSFPDPDKFFAQLLNGDCMAEAFYATNPFNSWQLVLIGDPLYKLNIK, encoded by the coding sequence ATGACGAGATTTTTTTCTATATTATTTTTGATTATTTTTGCGCAGTCGGCTTTTGCCCTCCAGCCGCAGCAGATTCTTGTTATCGCAAATTCCGATGTTAACGAATCTGTGTCGCTGGCGGAATATTATTGCCAAAAAAGAGCCGTGCCCGCAGCCAATATTCTCAAAATACCGCTCGGAATAACACTTTCAGAACAGATAAGTCGGCGAAATTACGACAAAATTCTGGCGTACGCGGTAAAAAAAGAAATTCAGGAAAATAGAAAATCCGATGAGATTAAATGTCTTTTGACGGTTTATGGTGTGCCGATAAAGGTTGGGTCTCTCGGCCAGGTCAAAAACGCTGATGAGCTTGTCGCGAAACTTTCCAGTCTTTCTGCACTGGAAGAGGAAAAACTCAAAAGTGTTTACCATAGGCTTAATCGACTCGGCAGAGAGGAATTGACATCGCCTCAAAATGCGGCGACATCGGAATCTTACGAGGATATTTTAAAACATCTTTCCGCCGCCACAGCCGAAGCGTTGAAGAGAATTGAGTATATCGAGCGGGAAGATACGAGAGAAAAACAATATGATGATTGGATAGAACTGTTAAGACTTTTTTATGGTCCGGCCTTCGCCGGGCAGCAGGCCGAAAAATTGCCGCGGATTTCATTTACACTTTCTTTGTCTGAAAAGAATGAGTTGTACAGAAACAGTCAGGTTTTGCAGACCGCAGAGCGGGAAAAGTGGACGGTCGAGAAGAAACTTAAAAATGGTTTTTACCCTGCCTTGCGGGTAGTTGGCGGCCTGACTGGTGAACTGGCTAATCTTAAAGCCGATATCGGCAGATGCAAAGGAACTGAAACATCCGCTTCGGTTGACAGCGAACTTTCGATGGTTTTATATAAGGATTACGACCTTTATCGCTGGCAGAAAAACGAATTGCAGAATATGCCTTTTTGGCTGCCGTCGAAAACACTGATGGTTTCGAGACTGGACGGTCCTTCGGCAAAAATCGCCGCCGGCCTCGTCGATAAGGCGATTAAAGCCGAGAAGGCTGGCCTTTCCGGAACAGCGTATATCGACGCTCGCGGCCTGAATACTGCCGGGCAAATTACGCCGCGATCGTTCGAGTTTTTTGATAAAAGCCTGCACACACTTGCTGCGATGCTCAAAAAGCGTACTTCGATGAAAGTTGTTGTCGAGAATACAGATTCGCTTTTCGCGCCGCGTTCCTGTCCGAATACGGCGATTTACTGCGGCTGGTACAGCGTTAAAAAATATATCGATTCCTTTGATTTTGTCCCCGGCGCCGTGGGATTTCATATCGCAAGTTTCGAGGCGATGGATTTACGCAATCCCGCAAGTTCCAACTGGTGTCCCGCCTTGCTTTCGCACGGCATAACCGCCACATTCGGAGCCGTTGACGAGCCTTATCTTCACTCGTTTCCAGACCCCGACAAATTCTTTGCTCAGCTTCTTAATGGAGATTGTATGGCCGAGGCTTTTTACGCGACAAATCCCTTTAATTCATGGCAGCTTGTTCTGATTGGCGACCCCCTTTACAAACTCAACATAAAATAA